CAAACTAAGAGCAATGCAGAGCCCAATCCCACCTATTATCCCATTTGCAATGGAATAAGTTAAGGGCATTAGAAGAATTGTAATGAAAGCTGGCACTGCCTCTTTCATGTTTTCCCAGTTTATATCCTTAACCActttcatcatcatcacccCCACCATCACCAGCGACGGACCAATGGCCCATGAAGGCACATTGGTTAGCAGAGGAGTGAAAAATAGTGATAACAAGAAATACAACCCAACAATCACAGCCGTTAATCCTGTTCGGCCGCCTTCTCTTATTCCGGCTGATGATTCTACATATGTTGCAATTGGAGAAACTCCTAATGCGGACCCCATAATTGTGGAGCTAGCATCAACCATGTATGCTAAGTACTCCCCTTCAAAGTTTCCTTTTTCATCAACAAATCCACCTATTTCTGCCATGGTGTATAATGTTCCTGTGGTGGCAAGCACATCAACATATAACAGAGAAACTAAAGCCACCCACACTTCACTTCTGTTGAAGTTGCTGAAACTGATGGCTCCTGCTGTGGATTGGATTTTGTGAAAGTCGACCACTTTCCGAAAGTACATGTAATTTGCATCACCCATTGGAGTGTCTGGGAAACAGGTCACAGCTGTGCCTCTAATCCAGGAAATTAATGTTACAAAGATGATACCATAAATCATGCTACCTTTAATGTCCTTTATTAAGCCATAACAGGTGATTAAGAACCCCACTAGGCCGAGCCAAAATGTTGGGCTCCTCATTTTTCCATCCTGGCAAGCACCAGTAACCGGGTCAGTGCTAGCACAAGCAGTGATGGTGACCAATGTGGATGAATCAGGCCCCACGAGGCCCAGACCCTGATGAAGTTGCAACCCAACAAAAGCAATGAACAGCCCGATCCCTGCTGCAGAAGCAAGCCGGACTGACTGTGGTATAAGCTTAGCAAGTTTTGCGCGCAGTCCAAAAGCGGCTATTGCAAGAAACACACAGCCCTCAACTAACACCACAGCCATGGCAGTCTGATAGGAGATAGGTCCAGAGCCATGGAACCCCACTAAGTTATAGGCTAAATAAGCATTGGCCCCCATCCCTGGAGCCAGGCCTAATGGCAGATTGGCTAAAATCCCCATGGCTATCGACCCGATCATAGATGACAAAACTGTGGCTACAATAAGGTCGTTCTTCGTTTTCGTAAGGCAGTTTTGATAGCCAGCGTTAGGCTTGAACATGCAGTCTGGGGTAGCTGTTCGGTTCACCGGAGCTGAGCAGTCGGCGACGGAGCATGTGCCACCGGAGTCAGCAAGGATGGTGGCGTTAACAGTGATGATATAAGCCATAGTAAGAAAAGTAGCAGTAGCCGCACGTAGCTCCTTCGTGAAGCAGCTTTTTCTAGCGTCTAGCTTGAAGTACTTGCCCACTATGCTCTTTGAAACTGCATCGTTAAGACCTTTCTCCATCTCTGTCCATGATCTTGCCACTCTTCTGCATAACCCGGTTCCCATTCCTGAACATAACTCACCCCCCATGTCTCTCTCGAGAATCAAAACCTTGATAGATTTTACAGAAGAAACGATGATTTAGCTAGCTAGAGAGCTGATGCATTCATTAGTGTTTCATGTTATGCAATATAAAAGCGCCGCTTCATCACCTGGCTTTA
Above is a genomic segment from Mangifera indica cultivar Alphonso chromosome 3, CATAS_Mindica_2.1, whole genome shotgun sequence containing:
- the LOC123211153 gene encoding adenine/guanine permease AZG2 — its product is MGGELCSGMGTGLCRRVARSWTEMEKGLNDAVSKSIVGKYFKLDARKSCFTKELRAATATFLTMAYIITVNATILADSGGTCSVADCSAPVNRTATPDCMFKPNAGYQNCLTKTKNDLIVATVLSSMIGSIAMGILANLPLGLAPGMGANAYLAYNLVGFHGSGPISYQTAMAVVLVEGCVFLAIAAFGLRAKLAKLIPQSVRLASAAGIGLFIAFVGLQLHQGLGLVGPDSSTLVTITACASTDPVTGACQDGKMRSPTFWLGLVGFLITCYGLIKDIKGSMIYGIIFVTLISWIRGTAVTCFPDTPMGDANYMYFRKVVDFHKIQSTAGAISFSNFNRSEVWVALVSLLYVDVLATTGTLYTMAEIGGFVDEKGNFEGEYLAYMVDASSTIMGSALGVSPIATYVESSAGIREGGRTGLTAVIVGLYFLLSLFFTPLLTNVPSWAIGPSLVMVGVMMMKVVKDINWENMKEAVPAFITILLMPLTYSIANGIIGGIGLCIALSLYDYAVKLVKWFLKLRRLMVKEHNQVSATTGVDPCVEII